The genomic stretch GAGGCAGAGcccacgaggagtggagagagaaacatctccacggagagctggaaaaaatccggactgatcagttgttccagagcagcttttcccggagtaaatccaaatctgggagttcggcagcagtggccggagtcgcggggatcgggaaaacaacaatggtacaaaagattgtttatgactgggccacagggaaaatataccaacagttccagtttgtcttcagtttcaaattccgggatttaaactccattaattgtagaataaacctgagggaattgattctggatcagtatccttactttgggaatatcctgagaaaggtctggaagaacccagagggattgctgtttatattcgatggtttggatgaattcaaacacacaatcgattttgctgacagtcggagagatacagaacccaagcaccagtgcccagatcccgaatggtggtgtgaagtgtctgacattgtgtacagtttaatccagggcaagctgctcccagggtgttcagtgctggtgaccacccgtcccactgcgttagatttattggaaaaggcaaaGATCAGGGTCCGGGCTGAAATCATGGGATTTGGTGGTAAAGAACGGAAGAAATATTTCagcagacattttgaagatcagacagtggcagaagctgttttcaaacacgtgcaggagaacgagatcctgtacaccatgagctacaacccctcctactgctggatcctcgctctggcactgggtcccttcttcacacaaagagtcagggacccgcagcgagttcccaagaccatcacccaactgtactcctactttatttacaacatcctgaaaaaccacggacGTGAGATTGaaaacccccgtgatgtgttactcagggttggtcagatggccttcagaggagtgtccgagaagaagattgtgttcaCAGATGAAGATTTGGTCAACTTCAagctgcagccttcccagttcctgtccgggttcctgatggagcttttggagagagaggattctgcccggagcgtggtgtacacattcccacacctcaccatccaagagtttgtagctgcagtcgcacaattcctgaatccacatcccggggatatcctgaaattcctcactgaagcccacaacacgtcagatgggcgatttgaggtatttctccgttttgttgctggtctgtcctccccaatgacagctcggggcctggaggagtttctgggtccatttcctcatcaaacaacctgtCGGGTGATTgattgggtgaaggaggaggttttaCGCCAGAGTGCAGACAGGAGTAAAACTGgaaaaaggagcctcctgaacacattgcactacctgtttgagtctcagaatcgtggactggctcaggccacACTGGGATCTGTGAAAACACTTTCATTTCATGGACTGACACTGACCCCAATTGATTGTACGGTCCTGTCTCATGTTATCGGACTCTGTGAGGAAATAAATCGCCTCAACCTGGAGAaatgccacattcagtgtgaaggaatccagcggctgggacccgggctgcacaagtgccaggaattaaggtaacttgatttatttctcactctgaactgtgaaactgttccattgtgttgtttcaatgtaaaggtaTTTGGGTAAAACTGTAGCAAATTAGATTGTAAAGAATAGTGACAAATGACAATCCACTTCCTCCTGTCCGATCATTCTTCCCTATCCTTCTTCCTGTcagatttctcttccccatccgcctTTCTCCCTTAGGATCTGTTTTCTCCAACACCCATCCTCCGTCTTTCCATCTTTTTCCTCCTACCACCGACACTTCCTCACTGTGAGACTTTCCTCATCCTTCTTGCCTGCCGCTCCCGACCCGATCACGTCAGGAACATTTTTCTCACCATCGGGGAATGGGACAGAATTTGTGGCgtttacagggtcacaccgacagactaagttactgacattcggtgaataccctggagctgggcagtgagggacattgacagtgatgggaactccaatcagtgatttactgaagggtttaatgtttcctgaaatatccgagtgagagaaattccctcagacccacagtttgaatcactttgttcatcaatctgtctgtttgtgtttaggcTTGGGCAGAAtgacctgggagattcaggagtgaaactggtgtctgtggctctgaggaacccagagtgtaaaatacagaaactggagtaagtaccagcctgtgggagattgtgtttacagtcactgagtgtctgacactgaacattaatgtgatcagtaattgtgttactgataaacactggggatttttacagtctcctgtctctctgtgtccttcaccctcactctctctcatctccaggctgagggatgtcggtctcacagattctggtgccaaggaactcgtctccgctctcagtacaaacccatcactgatgaGGCTGAACCTGAGTGAAAACtcgctgacagaccgatctgtccccgctctccgccgcctcatactgaccctcccgagtctggagtggatcgggtgagtgtttgtgttaaagttcaatgtgataaaatatcagtggatccgcgggttttctggtgatatttgtctgtgagtgttgttgaaacattaaccccggccccctgttactgacactgttgtgtaatctgtatatttcatctttattctcccatctgtttcaggttCGTGGGGAATGAGTTTAGTGAGaccggggagaaggaactgagatctctgcattAACCCAGACCCAGACTGACAGCGTACTGTGAACATTTGAACGTGTGAACATCCTTGTCGGCGGGATGACGGCATTTTGGCCGATTTCCCGCCCGCCCCTTTATCTCCCAGGGCGGGCCCCTTTGTTACATgaccggcaacaatgaatatgaaATTCAGGCACATTTTATAAACAAacttaaacatttattaaactgtgctcaacaaaagtgaaaagtaaacaaacgactaacataaccggaagttaactgctatgcGGCAATTTAACAAACAGCCGAACTCTGGAACAGTTCTGAAAGTGAGTTATGCAGTCTGTAAGCAGAGACTTCCCTTGAAAACAGATTTCTCTGAAGTAACAacgacgaaggaaataaaacggctaaaaggaactgaccttttcctggAGAATGAACACCTCACAAACCTTccggttatctcagatgcagttCACTATTTCCGAATGAAGATTCattaaggtcgatcctgtattaaacGGCCGAACGACAtaaactttactcgatcctttgtTTTCCCGTACCTCGGTAAACTCTTCAGTCTCCCACTAAACTGCAAAGGTAGATCAAACCAAAACTGTCACCGTTTGCCGGCGCAATTGGAGTCAAATACGCAGTATAACTGAGTCACCGGCGAACAAAACAACGAATCAATTGCGTAATAACAGGGGTTTCCCGTTTTCACCTGTTGAGAACCTTCCATCATATGACTTCACACTGTCGGGAAAATTATATCACCCCACCATTACAAGGTAATTACATTATGCTTACAAGATACTGAATtatatcatggtcataagacagtcacaagatactcaCGGGGTATGTAACGCCTTTAACTCCCCCTCACTTTTAactc from Hypanus sabinus isolate sHypSab1 unplaced genomic scaffold, sHypSab1.hap1 scaffold_265, whole genome shotgun sequence encodes the following:
- the LOC132388113 gene encoding NACHT, LRR and PYD domains-containing protein 3-like: MFSVPMEDVQQKHKETLRAQTETLRVNTILMREKVKVFQLADRYAELTVISTVRDRRLVEHELLARGRAHEEWREKHLHGELEKIRTDQLFQSSFSRSKSKSGSSAAVAGVAGIGKTTMVQKIVYDWATGKIYQQFQFVFSFKFRDLNSINCRINLRELILDQYPYFGNILRKVWKNPEGLLFIFDGLDEFKHTIDFADSRRDTEPKHQCPDPEWWCEVSDIVYSLIQGKLLPGCSVLVTTQENEILYTMSYNPSYCWILALALGPFFTQRVRDPQRVPKTITQLYSYFIYNILKNHGREIENPRDVLLRVGQMAFRGVSEKKIVFTDEDLVNFKLQPSQFLSGFLMELLEREDSARSVVYTFPHLTIQEFVAAVAQFLNPHPGDILKFLTEAHNTSDGRFEVFLRFVAGNDLGDSGVKLVSVALRNPECKIQKLELRDVGLTDSGAKELVSALSTNPSLMRLNLSENSLTDRSRQQCSRLPHVRPQGITQTGRARGPRLSLGHQCPGLYYPVRIMRNRPAVKCFRLLSGSFRQMYVFDTPT